From a region of the Mytilus galloprovincialis chromosome 3, xbMytGall1.hap1.1, whole genome shotgun sequence genome:
- the LOC143067678 gene encoding uncharacterized protein LOC143067678, with protein MNPLSAVLWSVFVQQSISYILAEPIHSNLGWAGRRLLNSTIEPEKSIFDKIKEFYDDPNNLAMWGVLPLIVLVYGGFCVIYCVCKGYDDCKKKKNKKAKKKRLLDDEDDELITANSSGEHNNNFNDTKYENTGRSATRAAMAATFAAKNQSNQAQGRKHATSTSDVKLAVERENSTPLPWAIPDEDSLYPTKDKGHPPPPPAPAQEQKLNLKPLSINQPTDKQPYKAPNRKPHPDMHMPPSPPPPYDFGRRDSVEEISMNPRKIHAVSNRANDPRKAMNAMEQYALARQAAQLLRVDNGQPGQPGYKKPKRLVFVAE; from the exons ATGAATCCGTTATCTGCTGTGCTTTGGTCTGTATTTGTTCAGCAAAGCATTTCTTATATACTTG CTGAGCCAATTCACTCAAATTTAGGATGGGCAGGAAGACGACTTCTAAATTCTACGATCGAACCAGAAAAGTctatttttgacaaaataaaagaatTCTATGATGACCCGAACAATCTTGCTATGTGGGGTGTTCTACCCCTTATTGTTCTGGTTTATGGGGGATTTTGTGTAATTTACTGCGTCTGTAAGGGATATGATGATTgtaagaagaagaaaaacaagaaGGCTAAAAAGAAAAGACTACTTGATGATGAAGACGACGAACTCATAACAGCTAACAGCAGTGGCGAACATAACAACAACTTCAATGATACGAAATACGAAAATACTGGAAGAAGTGCAACACGTGCTGCAATGGCAGCTACTTTTGCTGCTAAAAACCAGAGTAACCAAGCTCAAGGCAGAAAACACGCAACTTCTACTTCGGATGTCAAACTTGCAGTAGAAAGAGAAAATAGTACTCCCTTACCGTGGGCGATCCCTGACGAGGATTCTCTGTATCCCACAAAAGACAAGGGACATCCACCTCCACCACCAGCCCCGGCACAGGAACAGAAATTAAACCTAAAGCCACTCTCGATCAATCAACCGACTGACAAGCAGCCGTACAAAGCACCAAACCGGAAACCACATCCTGACATGCACATGCCACCAAGTCCACCACCCCCGTACGATTTTGGACGCAGAGACTCAGTCGAAGAAATTTCTATGAATCCTCGAAAGATCCACGCAGTGTCTAACAGAGCCAATGACCCGAGAAAAGCAATGAATGCTATGGAGCAATATGCTTTGGCACGGCAAGCCGCTCAGTTGTTACGTGTTGACAATGGCCAACCGGGTCAGCCTGGATACAAAAAACCTAAACGTTTAGTTTTTGTTGCTGAATAA